ACAAccccaccatcatcaagtgCAGTGTAAAATGTCAAAATTACCTATGACTCTTCCCCTCTACATCCATTGTTGACGTGACGATTTACGACTTGGTCACGAGTAAATTCTTTCTTGAACGAGCCGCTTTTTCTCTTGCGAATATATAAGTCTAAGAACAGTTTTCTGGTCATTTTTAAAGACCGACTTCCCCGTGCGCGCGACAGCACTCGAAATCGAACACCCCCACCTCTTCTTGGGAACCCGACCGAATACCTTACTTGAATATTCGACAATACCGCCAACATGTCGTTAACAAACTGCCGTTTTTACGAGGAGAAGTATCCAGAGATCGACAGCTTCGTCATGGTCAATGTCAAGCAGGTCAGTAGCAGCCTGATCTGTAGGGGAACCTTGGTCTGACCGATTCCAGATCGCCGAGATGGGTGCCTACGTTAAGCTTCTAGAGTACGATGACATTGACGGCATGATTCTGCTCTCTGAGCTTTCCAGAAGACGTATCCGATCCATCCAGAAGCTCATCCGAGTTGGCCGCAACGAGGTCGTCGTGGTACTCCGTGTGGACAAAGAGAAGGGTTAGCATTGCCAGTAGGCTGTAACACAATTGGGCATAGGTATTGATTTTACGACAGGTTACATCGATCTTTCCAAGCGACGAGTCTCCCCTGAGGATATCGTTAAGTGCGAGGAGCGATACAACAAGAGCAAGATGGTCCACTCAGTCATGATCCATCTTGCCAAAGCCACCGAAATCCCCCTCGAGACTCTATACCAGGCCATTGCTTGGCCCCTGAACAAGAAATACGGCCATGCTCTCGACGCTTTCAAGCTCTCCATCACGTTAGTTGGTAAAATATTGAAGTAAGAACGCATGCTAACTTTGCAAAGTAACCCTGAAGTCTGGAACGACATCACCTTCCCCGACGAGGTTACCGCCCAGGAGCTTAAGACATACATCGGCAAGCGACTCACTCCCCAGCCCACCAAGGTCAGAGCCGATGTTGAGGTCACCTGCTTCGGCTACGAGGGTATCGATGCTGTCAAGACTGCTCTGCGCACAGCTGAGGCCAAGAACACTGAGGAAACccaggtcaaggtcaagcttGTGTCTCCCCCTCTTTACGTTCTCACCAGCACATGCTTGGATAAGTCTGTTGGTATCACTCGTTTGCAAGAGGCTATTGTCGATATTCGAGCCAGCATTGAGGCTGCAGGCGGTCACTTGACAGTCAAGATGGAGCCCAAGGCTGTTACCGAGAGTGATGACGCTGAGCTCCAAGCCTTGATGGAGAAGCGTGAGCGTGAGAACGCTGAGGTTAGCGGCGACGAGAGCATGAGCGACAGTGACGAGAACATTCCTGAAACCATGTAGTCCGTGGAACTTGTGGCCAGGCAAAAGCGGGCTGACGCagtggcggcggcggcagcagcGGCTGGACGGTTGAAGCTATCGCAAAACAGTTCCTCTGCGGGGTTATCGGACAAGTAAAAGGGTGTAATAGAAGGCGTCTAGGCAGCGGAAAGGAAGCGTGCCGGATAGCAAAAGCATCACAAAAAGTCCAGACTTTCATGTAGTTCTTCCAACAAGTGGAAGGGGCGTCTGAAATGGCGTTGTTAACGaaaattttatttattactttcaTAGCAGTCATGTACTCATATCAGTAATGTGATTTGTGTGATGTCGGCCCAG
This Fusarium poae strain DAOMC 252244 chromosome 3, whole genome shotgun sequence DNA region includes the following protein-coding sequences:
- a CDS encoding hypothetical protein (BUSCO:42133at5125), with protein sequence MSLTNCRFYEEKYPEIDSFVMVNVKQIAEMGAYVKLLEYDDIDGMILLSELSRRRIRSIQKLIRVGRNEVVVVLRVDKEKGYIDLSKRRVSPEDIVKCEERYNKSKMVHSVMIHLAKATEIPLETLYQAIAWPLNKKYGHALDAFKLSITNPEVWNDITFPDEVTAQELKTYIGKRLTPQPTKVRADVEVTCFGYEGIDAVKTALRTAEAKNTEETQVKVKLVSPPLYVLTSTCLDKSVGITRLQEAIVDIRASIEAAGGHLTVKMEPKAVTESDDAELQALMEKRERENAEVSGDESMSDSDENIPETM